The following proteins are encoded in a genomic region of Sebastes fasciatus isolate fSebFas1 chromosome 14, fSebFas1.pri, whole genome shotgun sequence:
- the stat4 gene encoding signal transducer and activator of transcription 4 isoform X1 has product MVKETDGKAAQKQHSMSQWRQIQQLEIRLLEHVDYLYDDNFPMDIRQGLSNWIESQDWDIAANDESMAAALFTNLLSQLDRVRSQEQNFLQRHNMKIIQQQLQVKYMTNPAAMARVISTCLREERRILSSACMQEQGPLEKSLQNSVALERQKNMDNRVGIIRGSVQLMDQAVKFIEDMQDDFDFRYKTLQSRESSDTRQNPEVMKQEVTRLQEMLNRLDFKRKEILSKMDVVIKEIDDLMTSQLNPELQDWKRRQQIAAIGGPLLTGLDQLQSWFTLTAQSLFQIKRQLDKLVELVVKVTYESDPIPLQKPQMEERIKYLIYHLIKSSFVVEKQPCMPTHPQKPLIIKTGVQFTTKVRLLVKLPEVDYQLKVKTIFDKDLPPGRVSRQFFILTNNTKVMDIEDYSNGCLSVEFRHLQLKEKKYINGTKGNEGLLSVTEELHSLSFEACFTVQGLTIDLETCSLPLVVISNVSQLPGGWASVMWYNLLTDEPRNLAFFGNPPRATWSQLSEVLSWQFSTFAGQGLNKEQLTMLGEKLLGHHASCSDYQVSWSKFSKENIPGKPFSFWMWLDSILDLIKKHLLPVWNENYIMGFVSKEMERALLKDRNPGTFLLRFSESHLGGITFTWVEHHDNGEVKFNSVEPYTKNRLSALPFADIIRDYKVISDGVVPENPLKFLFPDIPKDEAFGRLYNSQPSKVHPYIPSTLIPISELRSHASTTSLPCQSPEPPMTPGEFDMLSEELCFDIDTMSSPYSE; this is encoded by the exons ATGGTGAAGGAGACTGACGGGAAAGCAGCGCAGAAACAGCACAG catgaGCCAGTGGAGGCAGATTCAGCAGCTGGAGATCAGACTCCTGGAACATGTGGACTACCTGTATGATGACAACTTCCCCATGGACATCCGACAGGGTCTGTCCAACTGGATCGAGTCTCAGGATTG GGACATAGCCGCTAACGATGAGTCAATGGCGGCGGCGCTGTTCACCAACCTACTGTCCCAGTTGGATAGGGTGCGATCACAGGAACAGAACTTCCTACAAAGACACAACATGAAAATAATACAACAGCAGCTACAG GTGAAATACATGACAAACCCTGCTGCCATGGCCAGGGTTATCTCCACCTGCCTCAGGGAAGAGCGTCGCATCCTCTCCAGCGCTTGCATGCAGGAACAG GGTCCGCTGGAAAAATCATTGCAGAACTCTGTGGCCTTAGAGAGGCAGAAGAACATGGACAACAGAGTTGGAATCATCAGGGGCAGCGTGCAG TTGATGGACCAGGCCGTGAAATTCATCGAGGACATGCAGGATGACTTTGATTTCCGCTACAAGACTCTACAGTCTCGAG aatCTTCAGATACTCGACAGAACCCTGAGGTaatgaaacaggaagtaacaAGACTGCAGGAAATGCTTAACAGGCTCGACTTTAAAAGGAAG GAGATCTTGTCAAAGATGGATGTTGTGATCAAGGAGATTGATGACCTGATGACGTCTCAGCTCAACCCTGAGCTGCAGGACTGGAAGCGCCGGCAGCAGATCGCTGCCATCGGTGGTCCGCTGCTCACCGGCCTGGACCAGCTGCAGAGTTG GTTTACTCTGACAGCCCAGAGTCTCTTCCAGATCAAGCGTCAGCTGGacaagctggtggagctggTGGTGAAGGTCACCTACGAAAGCGACCCAATCCCCCTGCAGAAACCACAGATGGAGGAGCGAATCAAATACCTCATCTATCACCTCATCAAGAG TTCATTTGTGGTGGAGAAGCAGCCATGCATGCCCACGCATCCACAGAAACCCCTCATCATCAAGACCGGAGTACAATTCACCACCAAAGTCAG ACTCCTGGTTAAACTTCCAGAGGTGGATTATCAGCTGAAAGTGAAAACAATATTTGACAA gGACCTCCCCCCTGGCAGAGT AAGTCGTCAGTTTTTCATTCTGACCAACAACACTAAAGTTATGGACATTGAGGACTACTCAAACGGCTGCCTCTCAGTGGAGTTTAGACACCTC CAGCTGAAAGAGAAGAAATATATCAACGGCACAAAGGGGAACGAG GGTCTCCTATCTGTGACAGAGGAACTTCACTCTCTCAGTTTTGAGGCTTGCTTCACAGTGCAGGGCCTCACCATCGATCTGGAG ACGTGTTCTCTGCCCCTGGTGGTCATCTCCAACGTGAGCCAGCTGCCTGGAGGCTGGGCGTCCGTCATGTGGTATAACCTTCTGACTGATGAGCCGAGG AACCTGGCATTCTTTGGGAACCCACCTCGGGCCACATGGAGCCAGCTCTCGGAGGTCCTCAGCTGGCAGTTCTCCACCTTTGCTGGTCAAGGCCTCAACAAGGAGCAGCTCACCATGCTGGGAGAAAAGCTCCTTG GTCACCATGCCTCCTGTAGCGACTATCAAGTGTCCTGGTCGAAGTTCTCAAAG GAGAATATTCCAGGAAAGCCCTTCAGTTTCTGGATGTGGCTGGACTCCATCCTGGATCTCATCAAGAAGCACTTGCTGCCAGTCTGGAATGAGAA CTATATCATGGGCTTTGTGAGTAAAGAGATGGAGCGTGCTCTGTTAAAGGACAGAAATCCAGGCACATTCCTCTTACGCTTCAGTGAGAGCCACCTCGGAGGAATCACTTTCACCTGGGTGGAGCACCACGACAATG GAGAAGTGAAGTTCAACTCTGTGGAGCCATACACTAAAAACCGTCTCAGCGCTCTCCCGTTTGCCGACATCATACGAGACTACAAAGTGATCTCAGACGGGGTTGTCCCAGAGAACCCGCTCAAGTTCCTCTTCCCAGACATCCCCAAAGACGAGGCCTTCGGACGGCTTTACAACAGTCAGCCGAGCAAAG TCCATCCATACATACCATCTACCCTGATCCCCATCTCGGAATTGCG CTCTCATGCAAGCACCACATCACTTCCTTGTCAGTCTCCTGAGCCACCAATGACTCCCGGGGAGTTTGACATGCTCAGCGAGGAACTATGCTTTGACATCGACACC atGAGCTCCCCGTATTCAGAGTAA
- the stat4 gene encoding signal transducer and activator of transcription 4 isoform X2 has translation MVKETDGKAAQKQHSMSQWRQIQQLEIRLLEHVDYLYDDNFPMDIRQGLSNWIESQDWDIAANDESMAAALFTNLLSQLDRVRSQEQNFLQRHNMKIIQQQLQVKYMTNPAAMARVISTCLREERRILSSACMQEQGPLEKSLQNSVALERQKNMDNRVGIIRGSVQLMDQAVKFIEDMQDDFDFRYKTLQSRESSDTRQNPEVMKQEVTRLQEMLNRLDFKRKEILSKMDVVIKEIDDLMTSQLNPELQDWKRRQQIAAIGGPLLTGLDQLQSWFTLTAQSLFQIKRQLDKLVELVVKVTYESDPIPLQKPQMEERIKYLIYHLIKSSFVVEKQPCMPTHPQKPLIIKTGVQFTTKVRLLVKLPEVDYQLKVKTIFDKDLPPGRVRQFFILTNNTKVMDIEDYSNGCLSVEFRHLQLKEKKYINGTKGNEGLLSVTEELHSLSFEACFTVQGLTIDLETCSLPLVVISNVSQLPGGWASVMWYNLLTDEPRNLAFFGNPPRATWSQLSEVLSWQFSTFAGQGLNKEQLTMLGEKLLGHHASCSDYQVSWSKFSKENIPGKPFSFWMWLDSILDLIKKHLLPVWNENYIMGFVSKEMERALLKDRNPGTFLLRFSESHLGGITFTWVEHHDNGEVKFNSVEPYTKNRLSALPFADIIRDYKVISDGVVPENPLKFLFPDIPKDEAFGRLYNSQPSKVHPYIPSTLIPISELRSHASTTSLPCQSPEPPMTPGEFDMLSEELCFDIDTMSSPYSE, from the exons ATGGTGAAGGAGACTGACGGGAAAGCAGCGCAGAAACAGCACAG catgaGCCAGTGGAGGCAGATTCAGCAGCTGGAGATCAGACTCCTGGAACATGTGGACTACCTGTATGATGACAACTTCCCCATGGACATCCGACAGGGTCTGTCCAACTGGATCGAGTCTCAGGATTG GGACATAGCCGCTAACGATGAGTCAATGGCGGCGGCGCTGTTCACCAACCTACTGTCCCAGTTGGATAGGGTGCGATCACAGGAACAGAACTTCCTACAAAGACACAACATGAAAATAATACAACAGCAGCTACAG GTGAAATACATGACAAACCCTGCTGCCATGGCCAGGGTTATCTCCACCTGCCTCAGGGAAGAGCGTCGCATCCTCTCCAGCGCTTGCATGCAGGAACAG GGTCCGCTGGAAAAATCATTGCAGAACTCTGTGGCCTTAGAGAGGCAGAAGAACATGGACAACAGAGTTGGAATCATCAGGGGCAGCGTGCAG TTGATGGACCAGGCCGTGAAATTCATCGAGGACATGCAGGATGACTTTGATTTCCGCTACAAGACTCTACAGTCTCGAG aatCTTCAGATACTCGACAGAACCCTGAGGTaatgaaacaggaagtaacaAGACTGCAGGAAATGCTTAACAGGCTCGACTTTAAAAGGAAG GAGATCTTGTCAAAGATGGATGTTGTGATCAAGGAGATTGATGACCTGATGACGTCTCAGCTCAACCCTGAGCTGCAGGACTGGAAGCGCCGGCAGCAGATCGCTGCCATCGGTGGTCCGCTGCTCACCGGCCTGGACCAGCTGCAGAGTTG GTTTACTCTGACAGCCCAGAGTCTCTTCCAGATCAAGCGTCAGCTGGacaagctggtggagctggTGGTGAAGGTCACCTACGAAAGCGACCCAATCCCCCTGCAGAAACCACAGATGGAGGAGCGAATCAAATACCTCATCTATCACCTCATCAAGAG TTCATTTGTGGTGGAGAAGCAGCCATGCATGCCCACGCATCCACAGAAACCCCTCATCATCAAGACCGGAGTACAATTCACCACCAAAGTCAG ACTCCTGGTTAAACTTCCAGAGGTGGATTATCAGCTGAAAGTGAAAACAATATTTGACAA gGACCTCCCCCCTGGCAGAGT TCGTCAGTTTTTCATTCTGACCAACAACACTAAAGTTATGGACATTGAGGACTACTCAAACGGCTGCCTCTCAGTGGAGTTTAGACACCTC CAGCTGAAAGAGAAGAAATATATCAACGGCACAAAGGGGAACGAG GGTCTCCTATCTGTGACAGAGGAACTTCACTCTCTCAGTTTTGAGGCTTGCTTCACAGTGCAGGGCCTCACCATCGATCTGGAG ACGTGTTCTCTGCCCCTGGTGGTCATCTCCAACGTGAGCCAGCTGCCTGGAGGCTGGGCGTCCGTCATGTGGTATAACCTTCTGACTGATGAGCCGAGG AACCTGGCATTCTTTGGGAACCCACCTCGGGCCACATGGAGCCAGCTCTCGGAGGTCCTCAGCTGGCAGTTCTCCACCTTTGCTGGTCAAGGCCTCAACAAGGAGCAGCTCACCATGCTGGGAGAAAAGCTCCTTG GTCACCATGCCTCCTGTAGCGACTATCAAGTGTCCTGGTCGAAGTTCTCAAAG GAGAATATTCCAGGAAAGCCCTTCAGTTTCTGGATGTGGCTGGACTCCATCCTGGATCTCATCAAGAAGCACTTGCTGCCAGTCTGGAATGAGAA CTATATCATGGGCTTTGTGAGTAAAGAGATGGAGCGTGCTCTGTTAAAGGACAGAAATCCAGGCACATTCCTCTTACGCTTCAGTGAGAGCCACCTCGGAGGAATCACTTTCACCTGGGTGGAGCACCACGACAATG GAGAAGTGAAGTTCAACTCTGTGGAGCCATACACTAAAAACCGTCTCAGCGCTCTCCCGTTTGCCGACATCATACGAGACTACAAAGTGATCTCAGACGGGGTTGTCCCAGAGAACCCGCTCAAGTTCCTCTTCCCAGACATCCCCAAAGACGAGGCCTTCGGACGGCTTTACAACAGTCAGCCGAGCAAAG TCCATCCATACATACCATCTACCCTGATCCCCATCTCGGAATTGCG CTCTCATGCAAGCACCACATCACTTCCTTGTCAGTCTCCTGAGCCACCAATGACTCCCGGGGAGTTTGACATGCTCAGCGAGGAACTATGCTTTGACATCGACACC atGAGCTCCCCGTATTCAGAGTAA